One genomic segment of Drosophila melanogaster chromosome 3L includes these proteins:
- the Hip1 gene encoding huntingtin interacting protein 1, isoform B — MIHKAKEAKTFWMIISRQPLMQSRFTAWKFSHLLHKVLREGHESAIRHSQSHKKMILEVGKMWGLLQDDIGCCIQAYSKLLATKLNFHDKNRMFPGTLNISFTELFIAVDRDLNYCFQLCVEIFDYLEDIIALQLTIFSSMEKYRMSSMTPQGQCRLAPIVCLIQDSNALYDLSVRLMFKLHDGVPYDVVSGHRDRFHGLFLKLKSFYNNVRPLQYFKDLITIPELPDSSPNFKSQNDFTSYVPPVVHVPQEPDPVVEDLVDTNNHELEAFSQAQQQLSMLEGIISEKEASIEELSFKLDAMQKNFDALQQSYRHDVQELQQNNTVLSNDLVLAREMCATFRMQNDDLEMQLNQNPILLQKAMEEEEKHKLSSEKFNKLKTLYTKIRDEHIQLLREQSDCNKSLNKEKQVNSQLLLETKELTNEISKIKVNVEEKEKTNLILQKQIEEHKEKIAHLEAVKNEMKEKFDDVVKQKEIQELDIISTSENLRLNCLKVEELNGNLNDTLEKLSNAESQINAKTEDIEKMLKAFEAEKALLLTQIEQQSVESKSHSEAQNAQLQEIMDNLEQKDKEFNEVKLQLSSAESQISLKALEIQNNLKAFEAEKSVLLTKIEQLGIEHKNNSEAQNAQLQLTLNNLEQNESALQQTQEIVNQLRQENASAGQRNEDLQSKLSLTEVKLTQATQQIDAVTSSYQICSTDLSELRKLVIKTVKEICNSKLSGSEQQPLDAVPNIIREMETILNKFNNASAINYVASTEGLQNVMYLGYVFIKLYDQCDVIYKTTTAIETGQEIFSKTNLLCTDICQLFQYLLNNETKEPERQKTITDIQTKLRDIEKLIEKIKASFEQKIDLDKLLEIELREMDAAIDDAASKITDLLAKAREKDNQTNLEVNGKIVDACTTLMECVKALIQKSRLLQHEIVASQKGNASANEFYRRNSQWSDGLISASKSVAKAANYLVEAANKAIESESGKNFELIVAAQEIAACTTQMVIASKVKAERNSQKLTDLTKASRSVTQATGTLVATVKDCNSQLEQQSEIELSKLTPSQIKTMEMEIHVKVLEIEQALQMQRLKLSSFRKEHYKNADY, encoded by the exons atgatacaCAAGGCCAAAGAGGCCAAAACATTCTGGATGATCATCTCCCGGCAGCCTTTGATGCAGAGTAGATTTACTGCCTGGAAGTTTTCGCATCTGCTGCACAAGGTCCTGCGAGAGGGTCATGAAAGTGCCATCCGCCACTCGCAGAGCCACAAGAAGATGATACTGGAGGTGGGAAAAATGTGGGGCCTGCTGCAGGACGATATTGGATGCTGCATACAGGCGTATAGTAAGCTCTTGGCCACAAAATTAAACTTCCACGACAAAAATCGAATGTTTCCCGGCACCCTGAACATTTCGTTCACGGAACTCTTCATTGCTGTGGATAGGGATTTAAATTATTG TTTTCAACTGTGCGTGGAAATTTTCGACTACTTGGAGGATATAATTGCGCTGCAATTGACGATATTTTCATCTATGGAAAAGTACAGAATGTCGTCGATGACACCGCAGGGACAATGTAGATTAGCGCCAATAGTTTGCCTTATCCAGGATTCCAATGCGTTGTACGATTTAAGCGTTCGGTTAATGTTTAAACTACACGATGGTGTACCATACGACGTTGTTTCCGGACACAGAGATCGCTTTCACGGTCTGTTTTTAAAGTTGAAGAGTTTTTACAACAACGTGCGACCGCTTCAGTATTTCAAGGACCTAATAACAATCCCGGAATTGCCGGACTCAAGTCCTAACTTCAAGTCCCAAAACGATTTCACCAGTTATGTACCGCCAGTGGTTCACGTTCCCCAGGAGCCCGATCCGGTTGTTGAAGACCTTGTGGATACCAACAATCACGAGCTGGAAGCCTTCAGTCAAGCCCAGCAGCAGCTTAGCATGTTGGAGGGTATAATCAGCGAGAAAGAGGCTAGCATTGAGGAGCTGTCATTCAAATTGGACGCAATGCAAAAAAATTTCGACGCACTGCAGCAAAGCTACAGACACGACGTTCAGGAGTTGCAACAGAACAATACTGTGCTGTCAAATGATCTGGTCTTGGCGAGAGAAATGTGTGCCACCTTTCGGATGCAAAATGACGATCTTGAGATGCAACTGAATCAGAACCCAATTCTTTTAC AAAAAGCTATGGAGGAAGAAGAAAAGCACAAGTTGTCGTCGGAAAAGtttaataaacttaaaacTCTATACACAAAGATTCGAGATGAGCACATTCAGCTGCTGAGAGAG CAAAGTGATTGCAACAAGTCCTTAAATAAAGAGAAACAAGTAAACTCACAACTATTGTTGGAAACTAAGGAGCTTACCAATGAAATTTCCAAAATTAAAGTAAACGTAGAggaaaaagagaaaacaaaCTTGATTCTGCAAAAGCAAATCGAAGAGCACAAGGAGAAAATAGCACATCTTGAAGCAGTCAAAAACGAGATGAAGGAGAAATTCGATGATGTGGTTAAACAAAAGGAAATTCAGGAACTCGATATTATTTCCACTTCCGAAAACCTGAGGCTAAATTGCCTCAAAGTCGAAGAGCTTAATGGAAACCTCAATGACACCCTGGAAAAACTGTCGAACGccgaaagccaaataaatgCAAAGACCGAGGATATCGAGAAAATGCTAAAAGCTTTTGAAGCGGAAAAGGCATTGCTCTTAACTCAGATTGAACAACAGAGTGTTGAAAGTAAAAGCCATAGTGAAGCTCAAAACGCTCAATTGCAAGAAATAATGGATAACTTGGAACAAAAGGATAAAGAGTTCAATGAAGTTAAGCTTCAGCTGTCCAGCGCAGAaagccaaatcagcttaaaggCATTGGAAattcaaaacaatttaaaggCATTTGAAGCGGAAAAATCAGTGCTATTAACTAAAATAGAGCAGTTAGGTATAGAGCATAAAAACAACAGCGAAGCACAAAATGCTCAATTGCAGCTAACTTTAAACAACTTGGAGCAAAATGAGAGTGCATTACAG CAAACCCAGGAAATTGTGAATCAATTGAGGCAGGAAAATGCTTCAGCGGGTCAGCGTAACGAGGATTTGCAAAGCAAACTCTCGCTTACTGAGGTAAAACTAACCCAAGCAACACAGCAAATTGATGCCGTGACAAGTTCGTACCAAATCTGTAGTACCGATTTGAGTGAACTCAGAAAATTGGTGATCAAGACTGTAAAGGAAATATGCAATTCGAAGTTGAGCGGATCGGAACAACAGCCTTTGGATGCGGTGCCAAACATAATACGCGAAATGGAGACCATTTTAAATAAGTTCAATAACGCATCGGCTATAAACTATGTTGCTTCAACCGAAGGACTGCAAAATGTTATGTATCTGGgttatgtatttataaaacTATACGATCAATGTGATGTTATCtacaaaacaacaactgcaattgAGACAGGTCAGG AAATTTtctcaaaaacaaatttgttatGTACCGATATCTGTCAATTGTTCCAATACTTATTAAATAATGAAACAAAAGAACCCGAGAGACAGAAAACAATCACTGATATACAAACAAAGCTGAGAGATATTGAAAAGCTGATTGAGAAAATAAAGGCATCATTTGAACAGAAGATTGATTTAGATAAGCTGCTCGAAATCGAGCTTCGCGAGATGGACGCTGCGATTGATGATGCAGCCTCCAAAATTACAGATCTACTGGCAAAGGCTCGAGAGAAGGACAACCAAACCAATTTAGAGGTAAACGGAAAAATAGTGGATGCGTGTACCACCTTGATGGAATGTGTCAAAGCTCTAATCCAAAAATCTCGTCTCCTGCAACACGAAATCGTGGCTTCCCAAAAAG GAAATGCGAGTGCTAATGAGTTTTATAGGCGGAACAGTCAGTGGTCAGATGGTTTGATATCCGCCTCGAAAAGTGTGGCGAAGGCAGCCAACTATCTGGTGGAAGCTGCAAACAAGGCTATTGAAAGTGAATCTGGCAAGAACTTTGAACTCATTGTGGCTGCCCAAGAAATTGCTGCCTGCACGACCCAAATGGTTATTGCGAGCAAAGTCAAGGCTGAACGTAATAGTCAAAAGCTAACCGACCTCACAAAAGCCTCGCGAAGCGTAACGCAGGCAACAGGAACTCTGGTCGCCACCGTGAAGGATTGCAACTcccagctggagcagcagagTGAAATAGAACTTTCTAAGCTAACGCCATCACAGATTAAAacgatggaaatggaaattcatgTTAAAGTACTCGAAATCGAACAAGCTCTCCAAATGCAACGACTAAAACTCTCATCGTTTCGTAAGGAGCATTACAAGAATGCCGATTATTAA
- the Hip1 gene encoding huntingtin interacting protein 1, isoform A, which translates to MATHAEKEFYHLNVSVSKALNGLEAPLKTKHARSIIIMIHKAKEAKTFWMIISRQPLMQSRFTAWKFSHLLHKVLREGHESAIRHSQSHKKMILEVGKMWGLLQDDIGCCIQAYSKLLATKLNFHDKNRMFPGTLNISFTELFIAVDRDLNYCFQLCVEIFDYLEDIIALQLTIFSSMEKYRMSSMTPQGQCRLAPIVCLIQDSNALYDLSVRLMFKLHDGVPYDVVSGHRDRFHGLFLKLKSFYNNVRPLQYFKDLITIPELPDSSPNFKSQNDFTSYVPPVVHVPQEPDPVVEDLVDTNNHELEAFSQAQQQLSMLEGIISEKEASIEELSFKLDAMQKNFDALQQSYRHDVQELQQNNTVLSNDLVLAREMCATFRMQNDDLEMQLNQNPILLQKAMEEEEKHKLSSEKFNKLKTLYTKIRDEHIQLLREQSDCNKSLNKEKQVNSQLLLETKELTNEISKIKVNVEEKEKTNLILQKQIEEHKEKIAHLEAVKNEMKEKFDDVVKQKEIQELDIISTSENLRLNCLKVEELNGNLNDTLEKLSNAESQINAKTEDIEKMLKAFEAEKALLLTQIEQQSVESKSHSEAQNAQLQEIMDNLEQKDKEFNEVKLQLSSAESQISLKALEIQNNLKAFEAEKSVLLTKIEQLGIEHKNNSEAQNAQLQLTLNNLEQNESALQQTQEIVNQLRQENASAGQRNEDLQSKLSLTEVKLTQATQQIDAVTSSYQICSTDLSELRKLVIKTVKEICNSKLSGSEQQPLDAVPNIIREMETILNKFNNASAINYVASTEGLQNVMYLGYVFIKLYDQCDVIYKTTTAIETGQEIFSKTNLLCTDICQLFQYLLNNETKEPERQKTITDIQTKLRDIEKLIEKIKASFEQKIDLDKLLEIELREMDAAIDDAASKITDLLAKAREKDNQTNLEVNGKIVDACTTLMECVKALIQKSRLLQHEIVASQKGNASANEFYRRNSQWSDGLISASKSVAKAANYLVEAANKAIESESGKNFELIVAAQEIAACTTQMVIASKVKAERNSQKLTDLTKASRSVTQATGTLVATVKDCNSQLEQQSEIELSKLTPSQIKTMEMEIHVKVLEIEQALQMQRLKLSSFRKEHYKNADY; encoded by the exons ATGGCAACTCACGCCGAAAAGGAGTTCTACCACCTG AACGTCAGCGTGTCCAAAGCTTTAAATGgcctggaagcgccactcAAAACCAAACATGCCCGctccattattattatgatacaCAAGGCCAAAGAGGCCAAAACATTCTGGATGATCATCTCCCGGCAGCCTTTGATGCAGAGTAGATTTACTGCCTGGAAGTTTTCGCATCTGCTGCACAAGGTCCTGCGAGAGGGTCATGAAAGTGCCATCCGCCACTCGCAGAGCCACAAGAAGATGATACTGGAGGTGGGAAAAATGTGGGGCCTGCTGCAGGACGATATTGGATGCTGCATACAGGCGTATAGTAAGCTCTTGGCCACAAAATTAAACTTCCACGACAAAAATCGAATGTTTCCCGGCACCCTGAACATTTCGTTCACGGAACTCTTCATTGCTGTGGATAGGGATTTAAATTATTG TTTTCAACTGTGCGTGGAAATTTTCGACTACTTGGAGGATATAATTGCGCTGCAATTGACGATATTTTCATCTATGGAAAAGTACAGAATGTCGTCGATGACACCGCAGGGACAATGTAGATTAGCGCCAATAGTTTGCCTTATCCAGGATTCCAATGCGTTGTACGATTTAAGCGTTCGGTTAATGTTTAAACTACACGATGGTGTACCATACGACGTTGTTTCCGGACACAGAGATCGCTTTCACGGTCTGTTTTTAAAGTTGAAGAGTTTTTACAACAACGTGCGACCGCTTCAGTATTTCAAGGACCTAATAACAATCCCGGAATTGCCGGACTCAAGTCCTAACTTCAAGTCCCAAAACGATTTCACCAGTTATGTACCGCCAGTGGTTCACGTTCCCCAGGAGCCCGATCCGGTTGTTGAAGACCTTGTGGATACCAACAATCACGAGCTGGAAGCCTTCAGTCAAGCCCAGCAGCAGCTTAGCATGTTGGAGGGTATAATCAGCGAGAAAGAGGCTAGCATTGAGGAGCTGTCATTCAAATTGGACGCAATGCAAAAAAATTTCGACGCACTGCAGCAAAGCTACAGACACGACGTTCAGGAGTTGCAACAGAACAATACTGTGCTGTCAAATGATCTGGTCTTGGCGAGAGAAATGTGTGCCACCTTTCGGATGCAAAATGACGATCTTGAGATGCAACTGAATCAGAACCCAATTCTTTTAC AAAAAGCTATGGAGGAAGAAGAAAAGCACAAGTTGTCGTCGGAAAAGtttaataaacttaaaacTCTATACACAAAGATTCGAGATGAGCACATTCAGCTGCTGAGAGAG CAAAGTGATTGCAACAAGTCCTTAAATAAAGAGAAACAAGTAAACTCACAACTATTGTTGGAAACTAAGGAGCTTACCAATGAAATTTCCAAAATTAAAGTAAACGTAGAggaaaaagagaaaacaaaCTTGATTCTGCAAAAGCAAATCGAAGAGCACAAGGAGAAAATAGCACATCTTGAAGCAGTCAAAAACGAGATGAAGGAGAAATTCGATGATGTGGTTAAACAAAAGGAAATTCAGGAACTCGATATTATTTCCACTTCCGAAAACCTGAGGCTAAATTGCCTCAAAGTCGAAGAGCTTAATGGAAACCTCAATGACACCCTGGAAAAACTGTCGAACGccgaaagccaaataaatgCAAAGACCGAGGATATCGAGAAAATGCTAAAAGCTTTTGAAGCGGAAAAGGCATTGCTCTTAACTCAGATTGAACAACAGAGTGTTGAAAGTAAAAGCCATAGTGAAGCTCAAAACGCTCAATTGCAAGAAATAATGGATAACTTGGAACAAAAGGATAAAGAGTTCAATGAAGTTAAGCTTCAGCTGTCCAGCGCAGAaagccaaatcagcttaaaggCATTGGAAattcaaaacaatttaaaggCATTTGAAGCGGAAAAATCAGTGCTATTAACTAAAATAGAGCAGTTAGGTATAGAGCATAAAAACAACAGCGAAGCACAAAATGCTCAATTGCAGCTAACTTTAAACAACTTGGAGCAAAATGAGAGTGCATTACAG CAAACCCAGGAAATTGTGAATCAATTGAGGCAGGAAAATGCTTCAGCGGGTCAGCGTAACGAGGATTTGCAAAGCAAACTCTCGCTTACTGAGGTAAAACTAACCCAAGCAACACAGCAAATTGATGCCGTGACAAGTTCGTACCAAATCTGTAGTACCGATTTGAGTGAACTCAGAAAATTGGTGATCAAGACTGTAAAGGAAATATGCAATTCGAAGTTGAGCGGATCGGAACAACAGCCTTTGGATGCGGTGCCAAACATAATACGCGAAATGGAGACCATTTTAAATAAGTTCAATAACGCATCGGCTATAAACTATGTTGCTTCAACCGAAGGACTGCAAAATGTTATGTATCTGGgttatgtatttataaaacTATACGATCAATGTGATGTTATCtacaaaacaacaactgcaattgAGACAGGTCAGG AAATTTtctcaaaaacaaatttgttatGTACCGATATCTGTCAATTGTTCCAATACTTATTAAATAATGAAACAAAAGAACCCGAGAGACAGAAAACAATCACTGATATACAAACAAAGCTGAGAGATATTGAAAAGCTGATTGAGAAAATAAAGGCATCATTTGAACAGAAGATTGATTTAGATAAGCTGCTCGAAATCGAGCTTCGCGAGATGGACGCTGCGATTGATGATGCAGCCTCCAAAATTACAGATCTACTGGCAAAGGCTCGAGAGAAGGACAACCAAACCAATTTAGAGGTAAACGGAAAAATAGTGGATGCGTGTACCACCTTGATGGAATGTGTCAAAGCTCTAATCCAAAAATCTCGTCTCCTGCAACACGAAATCGTGGCTTCCCAAAAAG GAAATGCGAGTGCTAATGAGTTTTATAGGCGGAACAGTCAGTGGTCAGATGGTTTGATATCCGCCTCGAAAAGTGTGGCGAAGGCAGCCAACTATCTGGTGGAAGCTGCAAACAAGGCTATTGAAAGTGAATCTGGCAAGAACTTTGAACTCATTGTGGCTGCCCAAGAAATTGCTGCCTGCACGACCCAAATGGTTATTGCGAGCAAAGTCAAGGCTGAACGTAATAGTCAAAAGCTAACCGACCTCACAAAAGCCTCGCGAAGCGTAACGCAGGCAACAGGAACTCTGGTCGCCACCGTGAAGGATTGCAACTcccagctggagcagcagagTGAAATAGAACTTTCTAAGCTAACGCCATCACAGATTAAAacgatggaaatggaaattcatgTTAAAGTACTCGAAATCGAACAAGCTCTCCAAATGCAACGACTAAAACTCTCATCGTTTCGTAAGGAGCATTACAAGAATGCCGATTATTAA